TCGTGCAGTCTGCCCGGGGAACGATCGTACCGTGGGTAGTTCAGGTCGATCGCCTTGGACAGGCTCAGGCCGTTGCGCCCGCCGAGGCGGACTATCGTCCCACCGATCCACAGATCGCCTTCCACCTGGCGCGTTTCATCGAGCAGGTCCGGAGCATTCCCGCCGATGCGATCATCGTGCGCCAGAACTGGTTGCGGGCCTACGACTTCACGACCGATCGCGGAGCCATGGCGCTCAATGATTATGCCCGGTCCAACGACCCGTTCACGCGGGTCGGCCGCCAGCAGGTCGCCGTCGACGTCTCCAGCGTCATCCGTGCCTCGCCGGACAGCTTCCGTGTCGCCTGGGTCGAGCGTCGCTACGAGAACGGCCAGCTCGCCGACACCACGCGCTGGACCGCGATCCTGACGATCGTGGTGCAGGTCCCCCGCAATGCCGACCGGCTCAGGGCGAACCCGCTCGGCATCTACGTCAACGCCATCAACTGGTCACGGGAGCTTGGGCAATGAAGCCGTCTTTCCGTAAAGCCGGAAATCCGGCTTCACACACGCACGTACTCCCGGCTCTCCGTCGAGCCGCAGTCCCCTTTGTCCTGTTGGCGACGACTGCGCTCGCCGGCTGCGCGACCACCAATCCGCCGCCGGAAATCTCCTACGACAATGCGGCTCCCGCCGTGCAGACGGTCGACCCACCTGCGCCGGTCACCGTGGTCGAACTGCCCCGACCGCTACCGCTGCCTGGCCAATTGCAGCGTGTGGAGGAGACGCGGCGTGCCCCGGAGCCTTCTAATCCGACCGCTCGCGTCAACCAGGCAAACGAGGCGGCACGAGTCCAGCCGGTGCGCGACGGCTTCATTAACTCGATGCAGGTCTACCCGTGGACTCAAGGGGCGCTTTATCAAGTCTATACCGCCGTCGGGCAGATCACCGACATCGCGCTCCAACCCGGGGAGCAGCTTGTCGGCGCAGGCCCGGTGGCCGCCGGCGACACAGTGCGCTGGATCATCGGCGACACCGAGAGCGGATCAGGCGCAACGCGCCAGATCCACATCCTCGTGAAGCCCACCCGCGCCGACCTGATGACCAACCTCGTCATCAACACCAATATGCGCACCTATCACATGGAACTGCGCTCGACAGAGCGCACCTATATGGCGTCGGTCTCGTGGCAGTATCCGCAGGACCAGCTCATCGCGCTGCGTCGGCAGAACGCCGAGGCGCAGGCGGCCCAGCCGGTGGCGAGCGGCGTCGATCTCGCGAACGTCAACTTCCGCTATGCGATCGAGGGCGACCGTGCGCCGTGGCGGCCTCTGCGCGCCTTCGACGACGGTCGCCAGGTCTTCATCGAGTTTCCGCGCGGCATCGGTCAGGGCGAGATGCCGCCACTCTTCGTCGTCGGCCCCGAGGGCAACACCTCTGAGCTCGTGAACTATCGCGTTCGCGGCCACCACATGATCGTTGATCGTCTGTTCGCGGCTGCCGAACTTCGCTTCGGCTCCGGCCGCGAGCAGAAGCGCGTCAGGATCGTCCGCACAGACGGGAGGCCGACCTCGTGAGCGAGAACCCGCCCCGGATTGAGGAAGTGCCGGACGACGATGCGCAGCCCCTGACCGGCGAGCCGGTCGGGCCTGCGCCGATGCGACTGCGGGCCGAACCGCCCCGCGTCACCCGGTTGTCGCGGAAGGTTCTCGCCGGCCTCGGTCTTGTCGCCAGCGTCGGGCTCGGAGGTGCGCTGATCTACGCGCTTCAGACCCGCGACGCCGGTCGGCCGAACGACGAACTCTATTCGACCGAGAACCGCTCGACCGCTGACGGACTGGCCGGCCTGCCGCGAGATTACAGTGGCGTGCCACAGCTCGGTCCCCCTCTTCCCGGTGACCTCGGCCGGCCGATCCTTAGTACCCAGGATCGCGGACAGCCGGTGCCCACACCCGGGACGGCCACGCCCAATCCCGGCATCAGCCCGGAAGAGCAGCGCCGCCTTCAGGAAATCGAGACCGCGCGCACCAGCCGTCTCTTCTCCGGATCGGAAAGCCGGGGCACACCCGCTGCTGCGGGAGCTGCCCCAGCGCTCGCGCCGGCGCCGGATTTGGCGAGCATTGGCCTCGCTCCGCCGCCCGCCACGCCCTCGGCGCAGGACCGGCAGAACGCGTTTCTGAACGCCGCGGCCGATCGCAGGACGGTTGCGCCCGATCGCGTCGCTGCGCCAGTATCGCCGAACGTCCTTCAGGCGGGAGCAGTGATATCCGCGGCGCTGATCACCGGCATCCGATCCGATCTACCCGGCCAGATCACCGCGCAGGTCACCGAAAACATCTACGACAGCCCAACCGGCCGTATCTTGCTTGTGCCGCAAGGCACTCGTGTGGTCGGGCAGTACGACAACAACGTGCAGTTCGGCCAGAGCCGAGTCCTGCTCGTCTGGACTCGGCTCGTCTTCCCGAACGGGCGCTCGATCGTTCTCGAGCGCCAGCCTGGTGCTGACGCTGAAGGGTTCGCCGGGCTTCAGGATGGCGTCGATTACCATTGGTGGGATCTGGCCAAGGCTGCGGGATTGTCGACACTGCTGAGCGTCGGCGCCGAACTCGCGGTCGACAACGACGATCGGCTCGTTCAGGCGATCCGGAACGGTGGGCAGGACACCATCAACGACGCAGGGCAGCAGATTGTGAGGCGTCAGCTCAACGTCGCGCCCACGATCACTATTCGGCCCGGATTTCCCGTGCGCGTTATCGTGACGCGAGACTTGGTACTGGAGCCATATGGAGGGTGATGATGTCGAAGCTTAAGCTAGGCCCCATCGCGGACGACAAGCCGCTTAAGGTACAGGTCGAGCTACCTGCAGCTCTCCACCAGGACCTTGTTGACTACGCCCACCTATTGGGCCGAGAGCAAGGTCAGTCCGCTGTTGACCCAGCTCGGTTAATCGTCCCGATGTTACAACGGTTCATCGCGACAGACCGTGGCTTCGCCAAAGCCAGGCGAACGTTGACGCCGGGGAGCGCCGATTAATCCGTGGTCCCCGCTCTAGAGGGGGTGTCGAAACACTTCAGCAGCAGCGGCAGAGTCGGGTTCTCGTTGTCACTGGAAGAAATTATAGCGGCCGTCGGCGCCTGCGCCGATGGGAGCGGGATCAACGCGATATCCGGCCGGTAGATCACGCTGGTGATGGTCAAGCCGAAGCCCTGTTCGACCATCGTCAGCAGGGTTTCTCGGCTGACTTGTTGGATCGAGAGTTGAACCGCTCCGTCTCCGGCGCCCACCATGCGCCGGAGTATGCCAGCGAGCTCACGCCCAGCGCCATCCGAGCGAACGAGGAAGACTTCGTCACAAATGTCCTCCCACGACAGCTCTGGCCGTGCTGCCAACTCGTGAAGCGGGGACAATGCTACGAACAGATCTGGTTCGCAGAGACGTCGAACTTGGAACTGAGGACTTTTGCTCGCACTCAGGCTGATTGCTGCGTCCAGTAATCCGCGCTTCACCCCCAAAGAGTTTTCTTCTGAAGTGCCTTCCTCAAGCTTTACCTCGATCGTCGGATGTCGATTTCTGAATGCCGCGAGAATGTCGATGATCGGGCACGCCGGAAACGCTTCGAGCATTCCAAACCTCACTAGCCCGGTCTTGAGCTTTCGTGCGGAGCGGATCTCCGTTGCGGCGTTACGAAGGTAGCGCGCTCCCACCACCGCTTGTTGAAGGAAGCGCTCACCTTCTGGAGTCAGCCCTGCCCCCGCTCGCGTACGCTTGAAGAGAGAAAAGCCAAGCTGGCGCTCAAACAGCTGCACACGTCGGCTGACGGTGGATTGCGATATCGATAGGCGCTCCGCCGCTCGGCGGAAGCTGCCGGCCTCGGCGACCTGAACGGCGTACTTCAGGTATCGGAGATCAAGAGTCAGGTCGGGCATGAGACCCGTCCGATCATACCGGCGGTCTCATCGGCGAACCGCCTGCGCCCGGTGAGCGGCACCCATGCACGTCCACTTTCATCGAGCCCACCCCCGCTAGCGCCTGGGGAACGAGCACGTCCGTTGATCTCAGATGTGGAATCCGAGCTGAGCCCCTCAATGAGCATGACCATGTCCGAATCTGTCATAGATGCATGCGGCGGTCATACATTTTCACACGCTTGAAGTCTATGCGCGAAGCATATATTCTTGCGGTATGGAGCCTGAGGTCGCCAAGTACCATTTAGGTGCACTCGCGTTGGCGGTTGCAGACAGCATCGCCAGTGTCTCGGCCTCGTTTTCACCAAGCGGCCGGGGGACCGCCGTGATGGTGTTACTCAGCATGGAGCCCGGACTGCCGATCAGCGTTTTGGCTACCTCGATCGGGCTTTCTCATGCCGGGACGGTGCGATTGATCGATAGGCTCGAGCGCGGACAGTTGGTGGAACGACGAAGACAAATCACCGACAGGCGGGCGCGCTTCATTCACCTCACCAATTCGGGGAAGAAGATAACGGAAGCCTTGCTCAAGGCACGGGAGCAGGTGATCTCCGAATGTGTTTCGCCCCTGTCGCCCAATGACCTCGACATTCTAGGCATGCTGTCGGAGCGGCTCCTTGTGGCAAACGGCTTCGACAAAGATGGCTCGGTCAGCCTTTGCCATCTGTGCGGCTACAGCAGGATCGCGCCTTCCCGTGGTAAAGCTAAGCCGGGGCGCTCGCCACGCTGGAACGTCGCATCAGAAGGCTGACGATATGATCAGGCAGGCTTGATATAATGGGATCGTTTGCGCTCGAACTTCTTCTATGCGTACTTGCCTTCGGGTTCGGATATGCGGCGAACCAAGGCGGAACCTGTTTAGTGGTGGCCGCTCATGAGTTACACAGAAGACAGCCGCCGAAAATGTTCGTCGGATTTCTCGCAGCGTCGGCAGCGGCAGGCCTGGTTGCGGTCCCGATAGTCTGGACGGGAACACTGGGCGCAACACTCGCACCCTCGACTAGCATCAATTTCCTACCGCTCATCGGCGCCATCGCCTTCGGCCTCGGCGCACTCATTAATGACACATGCCTGCTCGGATCGCTGGCGCGGCTTGGGGATGGGGAGATGCGACTTCTAGCTCTACCCTTGGGATTGGCGATTGGTATCTTGGCTGCCAACCATGGCAGGTTCGGCTACGATTCAACATGGCCAAGCTTAATCTCCAAACCGAGCGCAACAGGCCTCGTTACTCTCCTAGCCTTCCTAGTTGTGCTCGTGCTGGCACTCGTTTTCGTTTCCACGAAGAGCGTTCTGCGAACAAAGCCGGGTTGGTCGTTCGGCGCTTCGATGATTGGACTCGGTATCACTGGCGGACTTCTATATGCACTCTCGCCGGCCTGGACCTTCGCAGACGTGATTCAACGCGCCCTTCCTCTCAGAATGTCGCCGGCCGGCGAGGTCGC
The nucleotide sequence above comes from Xanthobacter flavus. Encoded proteins:
- the trbF gene encoding conjugal transfer protein TrbF, coding for MFKRPSTHYGKALEPETPYQRAAQVWDERIGASRVQAKNWRLMAFGSLILSAGFATALVVQSARGTIVPWVVQVDRLGQAQAVAPAEADYRPTDPQIAFHLARFIEQVRSIPADAIIVRQNWLRAYDFTTDRGAMALNDYARSNDPFTRVGRQQVAVDVSSVIRASPDSFRVAWVERRYENGQLADTTRWTAILTIVVQVPRNADRLRANPLGIYVNAINWSRELGQ
- the trbG gene encoding P-type conjugative transfer protein TrbG; translated protein: MKPSFRKAGNPASHTHVLPALRRAAVPFVLLATTALAGCATTNPPPEISYDNAAPAVQTVDPPAPVTVVELPRPLPLPGQLQRVEETRRAPEPSNPTARVNQANEAARVQPVRDGFINSMQVYPWTQGALYQVYTAVGQITDIALQPGEQLVGAGPVAAGDTVRWIIGDTESGSGATRQIHILVKPTRADLMTNLVINTNMRTYHMELRSTERTYMASVSWQYPQDQLIALRRQNAEAQAAQPVASGVDLANVNFRYAIEGDRAPWRPLRAFDDGRQVFIEFPRGIGQGEMPPLFVVGPEGNTSELVNYRVRGHHMIVDRLFAAAELRFGSGREQKRVRIVRTDGRPTS
- a CDS encoding TrbI/VirB10 family protein; the encoded protein is MSENPPRIEEVPDDDAQPLTGEPVGPAPMRLRAEPPRVTRLSRKVLAGLGLVASVGLGGALIYALQTRDAGRPNDELYSTENRSTADGLAGLPRDYSGVPQLGPPLPGDLGRPILSTQDRGQPVPTPGTATPNPGISPEEQRRLQEIETARTSRLFSGSESRGTPAAAGAAPALAPAPDLASIGLAPPPATPSAQDRQNAFLNAAADRRTVAPDRVAAPVSPNVLQAGAVISAALITGIRSDLPGQITAQVTENIYDSPTGRILLVPQGTRVVGQYDNNVQFGQSRVLLVWTRLVFPNGRSIVLERQPGADAEGFAGLQDGVDYHWWDLAKAAGLSTLLSVGAELAVDNDDRLVQAIRNGGQDTINDAGQQIVRRQLNVAPTITIRPGFPVRVIVTRDLVLEPYGG
- a CDS encoding DUF2274 domain-containing protein, producing the protein MSKLKLGPIADDKPLKVQVELPAALHQDLVDYAHLLGREQGQSAVDPARLIVPMLQRFIATDRGFAKARRTLTPGSAD
- a CDS encoding LysR family transcriptional regulator; translated protein: MPDLTLDLRYLKYAVQVAEAGSFRRAAERLSISQSTVSRRVQLFERQLGFSLFKRTRAGAGLTPEGERFLQQAVVGARYLRNAATEIRSARKLKTGLVRFGMLEAFPACPIIDILAAFRNRHPTIEVKLEEGTSEENSLGVKRGLLDAAISLSASKSPQFQVRRLCEPDLFVALSPLHELAARPELSWEDICDEVFLVRSDGAGRELAGILRRMVGAGDGAVQLSIQQVSRETLLTMVEQGFGLTITSVIYRPDIALIPLPSAQAPTAAIISSSDNENPTLPLLLKCFDTPSRAGTTD
- a CDS encoding MarR family winged helix-turn-helix transcriptional regulator; the protein is MHAAVIHFHTLEVYARSIYSCGMEPEVAKYHLGALALAVADSIASVSASFSPSGRGTAVMVLLSMEPGLPISVLATSIGLSHAGTVRLIDRLERGQLVERRRQITDRRARFIHLTNSGKKITEALLKAREQVISECVSPLSPNDLDILGMLSERLLVANGFDKDGSVSLCHLCGYSRIAPSRGKAKPGRSPRWNVASEG
- a CDS encoding YeeE/YedE thiosulfate transporter family protein, with translation MGSFALELLLCVLAFGFGYAANQGGTCLVVAAHELHRRQPPKMFVGFLAASAAAGLVAVPIVWTGTLGATLAPSTSINFLPLIGAIAFGLGALINDTCLLGSLARLGDGEMRLLALPLGLAIGILAANHGRFGYDSTWPSLISKPSATGLVTLLAFLVVLVLALVFVSTKSVLRTKPGWSFGASMIGLGITGGLLYALSPAWTFADVIQRALPLRMSPAGEVALTAVISSIAGALTASFRQGNLRLQLPTANGILRSVVGGTLMGIGIALIPGGNDGLILAAVPTLSPGGIVAYLLMTTTIVFGFAARGKLFRRCLSRP